A genomic segment from Tuwongella immobilis encodes:
- a CDS encoding alpha/beta hydrolase — MLTSVCLMAALLAPAADAVAPVRPVHRLWAADAPGAKGTTPADIPTLTVYAPEKPNGTAVVVCPGGGYGGLAMDHEGKQIGEWLTARGVTAFVLVYRHAPKYAEPTPKLDVQRAIRWVRSHAKEYSVTESRVGVWGFSAGGHLASTAATHFDAGDPKADDLIDRQSSRPDFAILAYPVISMEDGQTHGGSKRNLLGMKPTPEKIKEYNNHQRVTANTPPTFLFHTTEDKAVLPINSILFYTACVEHKVPVELHIYEKGAHGVGLAQRDPVLRTWSDRLDAWLGTRGFLPKN, encoded by the coding sequence ATGTTGACTTCTGTTTGTTTGATGGCGGCTCTGTTGGCTCCTGCGGCGGATGCGGTGGCACCGGTTCGGCCCGTGCATCGGCTTTGGGCGGCGGATGCGCCGGGGGCCAAAGGGACGACACCCGCGGATATTCCCACGTTGACGGTGTATGCGCCGGAGAAGCCGAACGGAACAGCGGTTGTCGTCTGTCCGGGGGGTGGCTACGGCGGGTTGGCGATGGATCACGAAGGCAAGCAGATTGGCGAATGGTTGACGGCGCGTGGGGTGACGGCGTTTGTGTTGGTGTATCGGCATGCTCCAAAATATGCGGAGCCGACCCCGAAATTGGATGTGCAGCGGGCGATTCGTTGGGTGCGTTCGCATGCAAAAGAGTATTCCGTAACCGAAAGCCGTGTCGGGGTTTGGGGCTTCTCCGCTGGTGGGCATCTCGCATCGACGGCGGCCACGCATTTTGATGCGGGCGATCCAAAGGCCGACGATCTGATCGATCGCCAAAGCTCGCGTCCGGACTTCGCCATTCTCGCCTACCCGGTCATCTCGATGGAAGATGGGCAAACCCATGGCGGCTCCAAGCGCAATTTGCTGGGGATGAAGCCGACCCCGGAAAAGATCAAAGAATACAACAATCATCAACGAGTGACCGCGAACACCCCGCCGACGTTCCTGTTCCACACGACGGAAGATAAAGCTGTGCTGCCGATCAACAGCATTCTGTTCTACACCGCATGTGTGGAGCACAAGGTGCCGGTGGAGCTGCACATCTACGAAAAGGGAGCGCACGGCGTGGGGCTAGCGCAGCGGGATCCGGTGCTGCGGACCTGGTCGGATCGCTTGGATGCCTGGCTGGGCACGCGTGGGTTCCTGCCGAAGAATTAA
- a CDS encoding thioredoxin domain-containing protein, producing MDLLNPRRNRLAQESSLYLRQHASNPVDWYPWGDEALEQARLQQKPIFLSVGYSACHWCHVMERESFENPVIAQYLNSHFINIKVDREERPDVDSIYMTALQMLTREGGGWPLSVWMTPDLKPFFAGTYFPPDSRYGPRRPPFLQVLRAILEAWNERREDLLRTANDITDSLREATARQFGDGPPLGPELLEHARHHLQRAYDAKHGGFGTPPKFPHALELQLLMRWHARTHDADAREMVRFTLQQMGRGGIFDQLNGGFARYSTDARWLVPHFEKMLYDNALLAATYAESVRAFGDPFDAQILRQTLDYVRREMTSPEGGFYSAQDADSNGEEGEFYVWTASEIDEILGPDLAPLAKSVWGVTASGNFEGRNILHRTASDADDAAKHGLELGRFREQMDQCKRLLRSVQAQRILPKQDQKILTAWNGLMIAAFAEGAMALDDPILLETAQRAADFVLRVLRNSEGRLARTTTLGMPAKLNGYLEDYAFLMHGLLALYHADFQPRWLQAVVELADLLVTHFADSTNGGFFFTADDHEQLLVRTKDVHDGSTPSGSAMAVTTLLKLAVLTSREDWYALAGETLTRYATLMHDSPSSSGQMLMALDFFLGPVREIVIVGDIRQVETRQTLRLLHQRFAPNDLLIFHDPNEAETPLALLPMLAERSMIDNRVTAYICENYTCQSPIVGFDAIRTAMTGP from the coding sequence ATGGATCTTCTCAATCCTCGACGCAATCGCTTGGCCCAAGAATCGAGCCTGTATTTGCGTCAGCATGCCAGCAATCCCGTCGATTGGTATCCCTGGGGAGATGAAGCCCTGGAGCAGGCGCGGCTGCAGCAGAAGCCCATTTTTCTGTCGGTGGGATATTCGGCATGCCATTGGTGCCATGTCATGGAGCGGGAATCGTTCGAGAATCCCGTGATTGCCCAATATCTCAATTCGCATTTCATCAATATCAAGGTCGATCGTGAAGAACGGCCGGACGTCGATTCGATCTACATGACCGCGCTGCAAATGCTCACGCGGGAAGGCGGTGGTTGGCCGCTGTCGGTCTGGATGACGCCGGATTTGAAACCGTTCTTTGCTGGCACGTATTTCCCGCCGGATTCGCGCTACGGTCCCCGCCGACCGCCGTTTCTGCAAGTGTTGCGGGCGATTCTCGAAGCGTGGAATGAGCGGCGTGAGGATCTGCTGCGCACCGCCAACGACATCACCGATTCGCTCCGCGAGGCGACCGCTCGCCAGTTTGGGGACGGTCCCCCGCTCGGGCCGGAATTGCTCGAACATGCCCGCCATCATCTGCAACGGGCGTATGATGCCAAACATGGCGGATTTGGCACGCCGCCGAAGTTTCCGCATGCGTTGGAATTGCAGCTGTTGATGCGTTGGCATGCCCGCACTCACGATGCGGATGCCCGCGAGATGGTGCGATTCACGCTGCAACAAATGGGCCGTGGTGGCATCTTTGATCAACTCAACGGTGGCTTTGCCCGATACAGCACCGATGCTCGTTGGCTGGTGCCGCACTTCGAGAAGATGCTCTACGATAACGCGCTGTTGGCCGCGACGTATGCCGAGTCGGTACGGGCATTCGGCGATCCGTTCGATGCCCAAATTCTGCGGCAAACCCTCGATTATGTCCGCCGCGAAATGACCAGCCCCGAGGGCGGATTCTACAGTGCCCAAGACGCCGATTCCAACGGGGAAGAAGGCGAATTCTATGTCTGGACCGCGTCGGAAATCGACGAGATTCTCGGCCCTGATCTCGCGCCATTGGCGAAGTCGGTGTGGGGGGTGACCGCGTCGGGCAATTTCGAGGGGCGAAATATCCTGCATCGCACCGCCAGCGATGCCGACGATGCCGCCAAACATGGCCTGGAACTGGGGCGGTTTCGGGAGCAGATGGACCAATGCAAGCGGTTGCTGCGAAGCGTGCAGGCGCAGCGCATTTTGCCCAAGCAAGATCAGAAAATCCTGACCGCCTGGAACGGGCTAATGATCGCCGCCTTTGCGGAAGGGGCGATGGCGCTGGATGACCCGATTCTGCTGGAGACAGCGCAACGGGCGGCCGACTTTGTCTTGCGCGTGCTGCGCAATTCCGAAGGGCGATTGGCACGCACGACCACGTTGGGAATGCCCGCGAAACTCAACGGATATCTCGAAGATTACGCCTTTTTGATGCACGGATTATTGGCACTGTACCACGCCGATTTTCAGCCCCGCTGGTTGCAAGCGGTGGTGGAACTGGCCGATCTTCTGGTCACCCATTTTGCCGATTCCACGAATGGGGGGTTCTTCTTCACAGCGGACGATCACGAGCAGTTGCTGGTGCGGACCAAGGATGTTCACGATGGTTCAACGCCGTCGGGCAGTGCCATGGCGGTGACGACGCTGCTGAAGTTGGCCGTGCTGACCAGCCGCGAAGATTGGTATGCGCTGGCCGGCGAGACATTGACCCGCTATGCCACGCTCATGCACGATTCTCCCAGTTCATCCGGGCAGATGCTGATGGCGCTGGATTTCTTCCTTGGCCCGGTGCGGGAAATTGTCATTGTCGGCGACATTCGCCAGGTGGAAACGCGGCAAACGCTTCGCTTGCTACACCAACGATTTGCGCCGAATGACCTGCTGATTTTCCATGACCCGAACGAGGCCGAGACGCCGCTGGCACTGCTCCCCATGCTCGCGGAACGATCCATGATCGACAATCGAGTGACCGCATACATTTGCGAAAACTACACCTGTCAATCGCCGATCGTCGGCTTCGATGCGATCCGCACCGCGATGACCGGCCCGTGA
- the hpt gene encoding hypoxanthine phosphoribosyltransferase, with protein MKVLISADAIQQRIDAVAKEITATYQGEPVTIVGVLTGCVVFVADLIRRLDLPVKIAFIQASSYRGTATSPGSLVVKAELLPDLRGRNVLLIDDILDTGQTLSYVVEHLQSMQPASVRVAVLMRKLGRQKVHLEPDFTGFEIPDEFVVGYGLDYNDEYRNLPFIGVLPGPAGH; from the coding sequence ATGAAGGTGCTGATTTCGGCTGATGCCATCCAGCAACGGATCGACGCCGTTGCCAAGGAGATCACCGCGACCTATCAGGGCGAACCGGTGACGATTGTTGGCGTGCTCACCGGCTGCGTCGTGTTTGTCGCGGACTTGATTCGGCGACTCGATCTGCCCGTGAAAATCGCATTCATTCAAGCGTCCAGCTATCGCGGTACCGCCACGTCGCCGGGCAGTTTGGTCGTCAAAGCCGAATTGCTCCCGGATTTACGCGGGCGAAATGTGCTGCTGATCGACGATATTCTCGACACGGGCCAGACGCTGAGCTATGTGGTGGAGCATCTGCAAAGCATGCAACCCGCCTCTGTCCGTGTCGCGGTGTTGATGCGGAAATTGGGCCGACAGAAAGTCCATCTGGAACCGGACTTCACCGGGTTCGAGATTCCCGATGAATTTGTCGTCGGCTACGGCCTGGATTACAACGACGAATACCGCAACTTGCCATTTATCGGCGTGCTGCCCGGACCGGCAGGGCACTGA
- a CDS encoding MFS transporter — protein MAMPIRIWVLVLLCAIAALAYVHRVALGVSESSIRADLGLSTEDTGQINFAFFLIYAFCQIPAGMLVDRLGPRKSLAIFGLTGAITMAAGAFGGFTGLMSSRLAMGVAQAGLFPAAIAALARWFPLSQRGRASGFLTASMSLGGAVGAYITGQMLGVTTWQNIFVILAIPGILWAIGFFVWYRDTPAEHWQVSTAERELLAREASVSSGGTRQPTPWMTLLQSRLFYGIIGQQFFRAMANAFYLVWLATFLQNAYGMSKEAAGQWTSVPLLGVVLGALIGGAVSDAVMIRTGNRRLARSGVAIVSLVIGVGCFLSAMAIADAMTALMVITLAALLTSLSNACAYTVTVDAGGPFVGSLFATMNMTGNFGAAAFAIILPKWVGWLNNDWHMVLLLVGGLYLLGALCWLAIDPRKTVLE, from the coding sequence ATGGCGATGCCAATTCGGATCTGGGTACTGGTGTTGCTGTGCGCGATTGCGGCCTTGGCATATGTGCATCGCGTGGCGTTGGGGGTGAGCGAATCGAGCATCCGGGCCGATCTCGGACTCAGCACCGAAGATACCGGCCAAATCAACTTCGCATTCTTCCTGATTTATGCGTTTTGCCAGATTCCGGCGGGCATGCTGGTGGATCGACTCGGGCCGCGCAAATCGCTGGCGATCTTCGGGCTGACCGGTGCCATCACCATGGCCGCCGGCGCATTCGGTGGCTTTACCGGACTGATGAGTAGTCGCTTGGCGATGGGAGTCGCCCAAGCGGGACTCTTTCCCGCCGCCATCGCCGCACTCGCTCGGTGGTTCCCACTCTCGCAGCGTGGCCGGGCCAGTGGCTTTCTCACGGCGTCCATGTCGCTGGGCGGAGCCGTCGGCGCGTACATCACCGGGCAAATGCTCGGCGTGACCACCTGGCAGAATATCTTCGTCATCCTGGCGATTCCCGGAATTCTCTGGGCGATCGGTTTCTTCGTGTGGTACCGCGACACACCCGCCGAGCATTGGCAAGTCTCCACCGCCGAGCGCGAATTGCTGGCGCGAGAAGCCTCGGTCAGCAGCGGTGGCACCCGTCAACCGACACCGTGGATGACGCTCTTGCAAAGTCGATTGTTCTACGGTATCATCGGCCAGCAATTCTTCCGAGCGATGGCGAATGCCTTTTACCTCGTGTGGCTGGCGACATTCTTGCAAAACGCCTACGGAATGAGCAAGGAAGCCGCCGGACAATGGACCAGTGTGCCCCTGTTGGGAGTGGTGCTGGGGGCGCTCATCGGCGGGGCGGTCTCCGATGCGGTGATGATCCGCACCGGAAACCGCCGACTGGCGCGATCGGGAGTCGCAATCGTCAGTTTGGTGATCGGTGTAGGATGCTTTCTGAGTGCCATGGCGATTGCCGACGCCATGACCGCGCTGATGGTGATTACCCTGGCGGCGCTGCTGACGTCGCTCTCCAACGCCTGCGCGTATACCGTCACGGTCGATGCTGGCGGGCCGTTTGTCGGCTCGCTGTTTGCGACGATGAACATGACAGGCAACTTCGGCGCGGCCGCATTCGCCATCATCCTGCCCAAGTGGGTCGGTTGGCTCAACAACGATTGGCACATGGTCCTGCTGTTGGTCGGCGGACTGTACCTGCTCGGTGCCCTCTGCTGGCTGGCCATCGATCCCCGAAAAACCGTCCTCGAGTAA
- a CDS encoding glycosyltransferase family protein translates to MRRIALLVESLDESSLARLAEWSVQVPLPSSDVERTLIVLRPAPTRVAALTAAGYSVIGLNIAANDRPGTLRQLRQVLIRERFAAIHVFGRTAAEILAIARLGIAIPIAITESADEAPHAKLLARQWHRLCVRRMRPLNLNWGLPDELPTPTASADNRSIVVVGTMDSFPEWEWQVRAFNSLRFAEPNGSIQWIGTGKIRTRLQTYYRQVMQFDAPCEWLSDRPDLPERMANARLVWVMDRRSRATALGILAAKIGVPVLATLGSDLCRRLPMFPDDRLIPWGGVAELARASRRIFQTDPSTDSESFRLAESVRAEFPWQALAESLSTGYHQLATADLSAASSASTSL, encoded by the coding sequence ATGCGACGGATCGCACTTCTCGTAGAATCGTTAGACGAATCTTCGCTCGCACGACTGGCGGAATGGTCCGTGCAGGTGCCGCTGCCGTCGTCTGATGTGGAGCGCACGTTGATTGTGCTGCGACCGGCCCCAACGCGAGTTGCCGCGCTCACCGCTGCCGGGTATTCCGTGATCGGCTTGAATATCGCCGCGAACGATCGCCCTGGCACGCTTCGGCAATTGCGGCAAGTGCTGATCCGCGAACGATTTGCGGCGATTCACGTCTTTGGCCGAACCGCCGCAGAAATCCTTGCCATCGCTCGACTGGGAATCGCCATCCCGATCGCCATCACCGAATCGGCAGATGAGGCACCGCACGCGAAACTGCTCGCCCGGCAATGGCATCGCCTCTGTGTGCGACGAATGCGGCCACTGAATTTGAACTGGGGGCTGCCCGATGAGCTGCCCACGCCCACGGCTTCCGCAGACAATCGCTCGATTGTGGTGGTGGGCACCATGGATTCGTTCCCGGAATGGGAATGGCAGGTGCGGGCGTTCAACAGTTTGCGATTTGCCGAGCCGAATGGTTCCATTCAATGGATTGGCACCGGGAAAATTCGCACGCGACTGCAAACCTATTATCGGCAAGTGATGCAGTTCGATGCCCCGTGCGAATGGCTCAGCGATCGACCCGATTTGCCCGAACGAATGGCGAATGCCCGACTCGTGTGGGTGATGGACCGCCGCAGTCGCGCAACCGCCCTCGGAATCCTCGCGGCGAAAATCGGCGTCCCCGTGTTGGCAACTCTGGGCAGCGATTTGTGCCGTCGACTGCCCATGTTCCCCGACGATCGGCTGATTCCTTGGGGCGGTGTCGCCGAGTTGGCACGCGCTTCCCGACGCATCTTTCAGACCGACCCATCGACCGATTCGGAATCATTTCGCCTCGCGGAATCCGTTCGGGCAGAATTCCCCTGGCAGGCACTCGCAGAATCGCTATCGACCGGGTACCATCAATTGGCCACTGCGGACCTCTCCGCCGCATCATCGGCATCAACGTCGTTGTGA
- a CDS encoding DUF1573 domain-containing protein translates to MMHGRIAAMIAVAGMLGFFGTGSIHGQTPPATQVPWANKFFTAQNPPPPVVVHDFGTVPYGTMLSHRFPITNIYAVPMQITEIRKTCGCVNATATTQTLQPRETATIDVTMDARKFTGQRTVTIYVTVGPKFISTALLQVSAFSRADVMLSPGQVNFGVVPQGQAAVQSVEVQYTGQNPFQITGVSANNGPFEVVYQETMRQRGRIVYRVNVTLKADAPSGPISEQIVLQTNDSSSKQVSVQVSGLIQAPLAVSPGTVKFDSVRVGNILTQRVIVRGSGKPFRILKVEGDGDGITVELPPVAMPVQIVNIRFQPGKTGNLSRRLVFQTDLDQGAVASVMVEANGVP, encoded by the coding sequence ATGATGCACGGACGAATCGCGGCGATGATCGCCGTGGCGGGGATGCTCGGCTTCTTCGGAACGGGGTCGATCCACGGGCAAACGCCGCCCGCAACTCAAGTTCCCTGGGCCAATAAATTCTTCACAGCGCAAAATCCGCCGCCGCCGGTGGTGGTCCACGATTTCGGCACCGTGCCGTATGGAACCATGCTCTCGCATCGGTTTCCGATTACGAACATTTATGCAGTGCCGATGCAAATTACGGAAATTCGGAAAACCTGTGGCTGTGTGAATGCCACCGCCACCACGCAGACGCTGCAACCACGCGAAACGGCCACCATCGACGTGACGATGGACGCCCGAAAGTTCACCGGCCAGCGTACCGTCACGATTTATGTGACCGTGGGTCCGAAATTCATCTCCACCGCGCTGTTGCAAGTGTCGGCGTTTAGCCGCGCAGATGTCATGCTCTCGCCGGGGCAGGTCAACTTTGGGGTCGTCCCACAAGGACAGGCCGCTGTTCAAAGCGTCGAGGTGCAATACACCGGCCAAAATCCGTTCCAAATCACTGGCGTGAGTGCCAACAATGGCCCGTTCGAGGTGGTTTACCAGGAAACGATGCGGCAACGTGGGCGAATCGTCTACCGCGTGAATGTCACGCTCAAGGCCGATGCGCCGTCGGGGCCGATCAGCGAACAGATCGTGCTGCAAACCAATGATTCTTCCAGCAAGCAAGTGTCGGTACAGGTGAGTGGCTTGATTCAGGCACCGTTGGCGGTGTCGCCGGGCACGGTGAAGTTTGATAGCGTGCGGGTGGGTAACATTCTCACGCAGCGCGTGATTGTGCGCGGCAGTGGCAAGCCGTTCCGAATCCTCAAAGTCGAGGGCGATGGGGATGGCATTACGGTCGAATTGCCCCCCGTGGCCATGCCCGTGCAGATTGTCAACATTCGCTTCCAACCCGGAAAGACGGGGAATTTGTCCCGCCGATTGGTCTTCCAGACCGATTTGGATCAGGGGGCAGTCGCTTCGGTGATGGTGGAAGCCAACGGCGTGCCGTGA
- the rpiB gene encoding ribose 5-phosphate isomerase B: MKIAIGSDHRGYHIKQRIVLTLQQLGHEVCDLGTQGTTSVDYPDFAFQVATMVASGQVERGVLICGTGIGMSIAANKVQGVRAAPCQDTISAEVSRRHNDTNILCISADMLGEELIDQMVKAFLVTEFEGGRHARRVEKITRYEADHQSK; this comes from the coding sequence ATGAAAATTGCGATTGGGAGTGACCATCGGGGCTACCATATCAAGCAGCGCATCGTTCTGACCCTGCAGCAGTTGGGGCATGAAGTCTGCGATCTGGGCACCCAGGGCACAACCAGTGTCGATTACCCAGATTTCGCCTTTCAGGTGGCGACGATGGTTGCCAGCGGACAAGTGGAGCGGGGCGTGCTGATCTGCGGCACCGGCATTGGCATGTCGATCGCCGCCAACAAGGTCCAGGGCGTGCGAGCCGCCCCTTGCCAGGACACCATCAGCGCCGAAGTCAGCCGCCGACACAATGATACGAACATCCTCTGCATCTCCGCAGACATGCTCGGCGAAGAACTGATTGACCAAATGGTCAAGGCATTTCTGGTGACGGAATTCGAAGGCGGTCGGCACGCGCGGCGTGTCGAGAAGATCACCCGATACGAAGCCGACCACCAGTCCAAGTAA
- a CDS encoding competence/damage-inducible protein A, whose product MKAELISIGSELTTGRNLDTNAQWLSRRLAEIGIPVGFHTTVADDLTDNLDVFRTALRRAQLVLTTGGIGPTLDDLTREVAATVAGVDLFEDAASLEHIQQMFARRNRVMPERNRVQAQFPVGSEPVRNEKGTAPGIWMKIGESFLGCMPGVPSEMFHMFETQIKPRILAQFPTSGVILERKINTFGMGESAVEEKVSDLTARGHVPEVGITASDAVIGLRIFANGPTRDAALAQAAPIEATIRERLGELVFGIDDDTLQLAVIRLLNRHRKSLSVAEGVTGGMVAHLLATVPGASSWFRGGLIAYDDTLKVQLLGVPSDLIAMHGTVSPEVVTRMAEGCRARVGTDLAIATVGVAGPDGGSEQKPVGMVYAALASADAPTVVQQFSWTGTRHEVQSRTSKLALNLVRLHLQRKP is encoded by the coding sequence ATGAAGGCCGAACTGATTTCCATTGGCAGCGAATTGACCACCGGACGCAACCTGGACACCAATGCCCAATGGCTGTCGCGGCGCTTGGCCGAAATCGGCATTCCGGTTGGCTTTCACACGACGGTTGCCGACGATCTCACCGACAATCTGGACGTGTTTCGCACCGCTCTGCGACGCGCTCAGTTGGTGCTGACCACCGGCGGAATCGGCCCGACCTTGGACGACCTGACGCGCGAAGTCGCCGCCACCGTGGCGGGAGTCGACCTGTTCGAGGATGCCGCCTCGCTCGAGCATATCCAGCAGATGTTCGCCCGCCGAAATCGAGTGATGCCCGAGCGCAATCGGGTGCAAGCGCAATTCCCCGTTGGCTCCGAGCCAGTCCGCAACGAAAAAGGGACCGCCCCCGGCATCTGGATGAAAATTGGCGAATCGTTCCTGGGGTGCATGCCCGGCGTGCCCAGCGAAATGTTTCACATGTTTGAAACGCAGATCAAGCCGCGGATTCTCGCCCAGTTCCCCACCAGCGGGGTGATTCTGGAGCGCAAAATCAACACCTTCGGCATGGGCGAATCCGCCGTGGAAGAAAAAGTCAGCGACCTGACCGCGCGGGGGCATGTGCCGGAAGTCGGCATCACCGCCAGCGATGCGGTCATTGGCCTGCGCATCTTCGCCAACGGCCCCACACGCGACGCCGCCCTTGCCCAGGCTGCCCCGATCGAGGCGACCATCCGCGAACGCCTTGGCGAACTCGTCTTCGGCATCGACGATGACACGCTGCAACTGGCCGTGATTCGCCTGTTGAATCGCCATCGGAAAAGTTTGTCCGTCGCAGAAGGCGTCACCGGCGGAATGGTCGCCCACCTGTTGGCGACGGTGCCGGGGGCCAGCAGTTGGTTCCGCGGCGGGTTGATCGCCTACGATGACACGCTGAAAGTGCAACTGCTTGGGGTGCCCAGCGACCTGATCGCCATGCACGGCACCGTCTCGCCGGAAGTCGTCACTCGCATGGCGGAAGGCTGCCGCGCTCGAGTCGGAACCGATCTCGCCATTGCCACCGTTGGCGTGGCCGGGCCAGACGGCGGTAGCGAACAGAAGCCGGTGGGGATGGTCTATGCCGCGCTCGCGAGCGCCGATGCACCCACCGTTGTGCAGCAATTCAGTTGGACGGGCACTCGCCACGAAGTGCAAAGCCGCACCAGCAAACTCGCGCTCAATCTGGTGCGATTGCATTTGCAACGCAAACCGTGA
- a CDS encoding DUF1559 family PulG-like putative transporter: protein MPRKGLTLIELLVVLGILGVLIGLLLPAVQQVRQAAMRLTSVNKVKQLTLAFLQATDERQGTFPELEYWPASLHLGPERADVFKATLPYLGEAVVADWIQRPQKDPFPGSLYLKVLLNPGDPTLGRNPHRFELTETRYSSYAANAWMIREGKQITGCSDGLSHTIAFSEHYSQQCGNAYFFYSSYTRYRNIWEGFAGPAGPAYFADGGPGRGENPRHSGDDYPITVGGESRSSLGGGRTFQDRPRIEDCDPRLPQSTYGSGLQIGMLDGSVQTLSPSVSETVFWSLVSPNAGEITAWE from the coding sequence ATGCCACGCAAAGGACTGACGTTGATTGAGTTGTTGGTCGTGCTGGGGATTCTGGGCGTGTTGATTGGGTTGTTGTTGCCAGCGGTTCAGCAGGTTCGCCAAGCCGCGATGCGATTAACGAGTGTGAACAAAGTCAAACAGTTGACGCTTGCGTTTCTGCAGGCAACGGACGAGCGTCAGGGGACATTTCCGGAATTGGAGTATTGGCCAGCGTCGCTCCATCTTGGACCGGAACGAGCGGATGTGTTCAAAGCGACGCTTCCGTATTTGGGTGAAGCGGTCGTTGCGGATTGGATTCAGCGTCCTCAAAAAGATCCATTTCCGGGTAGTCTCTATCTGAAGGTCTTGCTCAACCCGGGTGATCCGACGTTGGGAAGAAACCCACATCGATTTGAACTCACAGAAACACGTTATTCGAGCTATGCGGCGAATGCATGGATGATTCGGGAAGGCAAACAGATCACCGGTTGCAGCGATGGATTGAGCCATACCATCGCGTTCTCTGAGCATTACAGTCAGCAGTGTGGAAACGCATATTTTTTCTACTCTTCCTATACTCGCTATCGAAATATTTGGGAGGGATTCGCTGGGCCTGCTGGTCCGGCGTATTTCGCGGACGGTGGTCCCGGTCGTGGGGAAAATCCGCGTCACAGCGGTGATGATTACCCGATCACGGTGGGAGGTGAATCGCGATCGTCGTTGGGTGGAGGTCGGACCTTCCAGGATCGTCCCCGGATCGAGGATTGTGATCCGCGCTTGCCGCAATCGACGTATGGGTCTGGACTTCAGATTGGGATGTTGGATGGGAGTGTTCAGACTCTTTCGCCGAGTGTGTCGGAGACGGTGTTCTGGTCGCTGGTTTCGCCCAACGCCGGTGAAATCACCGCTTGGGAATGA
- the glgC gene encoding glucose-1-phosphate adenylyltransferase, with protein sequence MRRALTIILAGGRGTRLDPLTRDRAKPAVPFGGLYRIIDFTLSNCINSHLRRILVLTQYKGHSLERHIRRGWGFLSAELNESIDILPPQQRIDEHWYKGTADAIYQNVYSIEKENPESVIILAGDHIYKMDYSKMLRHHEEQQADLTIGCIPVALHEVRHFGIMEVDAQHRVKAFLEKPKTAPPMPDDPNHALGSMGIYVFNTQVMFERLFEDAAHPESEHDFGKDIIPRMIRDGHRVFAYPFHDKNNKPNPYWRDVGTIDAYYQTSMDLIDVDPQLNLYDSHWPIRTLPPQSPPPKFVFSDEGMPGVARRGEALDSMVCPGCILSGGHVRRSILSPRVRVNSYATVEESILFDGVVVGRHCKIRRAIIDKHVKIPPHTVIGYDLDVERRRGFTISEGGIVVIGKEERPETFAIT encoded by the coding sequence ATGCGACGCGCTCTGACGATTATCCTCGCCGGCGGGCGCGGCACCCGGCTCGACCCGTTGACTCGGGACCGAGCCAAGCCAGCCGTTCCGTTCGGTGGGTTGTATCGAATCATCGATTTTACCCTGTCGAACTGCATCAATAGCCATCTGCGACGCATTCTGGTGCTGACCCAATACAAAGGGCATTCGCTGGAGCGGCACATTCGTCGCGGCTGGGGATTTCTGAGCGCGGAACTCAACGAATCGATCGATATTCTGCCGCCGCAACAACGCATCGATGAGCATTGGTACAAAGGCACCGCCGATGCGATCTATCAGAATGTTTATTCGATCGAAAAAGAAAATCCCGAATCGGTGATTATTCTGGCAGGCGATCACATTTACAAAATGGACTACAGCAAGATGTTGCGTCACCATGAGGAGCAGCAGGCCGATCTGACGATTGGCTGCATCCCCGTGGCGCTGCACGAGGTTCGGCACTTTGGCATCATGGAAGTGGATGCCCAGCATCGCGTGAAAGCGTTTCTGGAGAAGCCCAAGACGGCACCGCCCATGCCGGACGATCCGAATCACGCGCTGGGATCGATGGGGATTTACGTCTTCAATACGCAGGTGATGTTCGAGCGGCTTTTTGAGGATGCGGCCCACCCGGAAAGCGAACACGACTTCGGGAAAGATATTATCCCGCGGATGATCCGCGATGGGCACCGCGTCTTCGCGTATCCGTTCCACGATAAGAACAATAAGCCGAATCCCTACTGGCGCGATGTCGGCACCATTGATGCGTACTATCAGACGAGCATGGATTTGATCGATGTCGATCCGCAGCTCAATTTGTACGATTCGCATTGGCCAATTCGCACGCTGCCGCCGCAATCGCCGCCGCCGAAGTTCGTCTTCAGCGATGAGGGGATGCCCGGTGTCGCCCGTCGTGGCGAGGCATTGGATAGCATGGTCTGCCCGGGATGCATCCTTTCTGGCGGGCATGTTCGTCGCAGCATTCTGTCGCCGCGCGTTCGGGTGAACAGCTATGCGACCGTGGAAGAATCGATCCTGTTCGATGGGGTCGTGGTGGGCCGCCATTGCAAAATTCGCCGGGCGATTATCGACAAACATGTCAAGATTCCGCCGCATACCGTGATCGGCTACGACTTGGACGTGGAACGACGGCGCGGATTTACGATTTCCGAGGGCGGAATTGTCGTGATTGGTAAGGAAGAACGCCCCGAGACGTTTGCGATTACCTGA